The sequence CAAGGTCCACTTCAAGGCGGGCCGCGGGGAACACGGCCAGGGGTCGAACATGGCCGGCCGGGACGCGGAGGACCTCTACATAAGGGTTCCGCCGGGGACCATCGTCAAGGACGAGACCGGCGCCAGCGTACTTGCGGACCTCACTTCCGGGGGCCAAACCTTCGTGATCGCGCGCGGTGGCCGTGGGGGCCGCGGGAACGCGCGGTTCGCCACGTCGGTCAGGCAGGCGCCGAGGTTCGCGGAACCGGGGAAGCCCGGTGAGGAGCGCTGGGTCGTGCTGGAGTTGAAACTCCTGGCCGACGTGGGTATCATCGGGTTCCCGAACGCCGGCAAGTCCACCCTCCTGTCGCGTGTAACCAATGCGCGCCCGAAGATCGCGGACTACGAGTTCACCACAATCAGCCCCAACCTGGGCGTGGTCGAGCTCGAAAACGGCCAGAGCTTCGTGCTCGCCGACATTCCAGGCCTTATCGAGGGAGCGCACGAGGGGAAGGGTCTCGGGCACGAGTTTCTGAGACACGTCGAGCGCACAAGGGTGCTCCTCCACATGGTCGACGCCGCGGGGACGGCGGGGCGAGACCCCGTCTCGGACTTCCACGTGATAAACCGCGAGATCGCGCTGTACACCCCCCGGCTTGCGGCGCTACCCCAGGTTGTGGCACTTAACAAGATGGACCTACCGGCGGCGGGCGAGAACGCTTCGCGACTCCGGTCGGAAATAGCACGGAGCGGGTTTCACGTATTCGAAGTGTCGGCGGTTACCGGCCAGGGGATACGCGACCTCATGTTTAAGGTGGTTGAGCTCTTGCGTGAGGCCGAGCAGGTCAGTACAAGTCAACCGGAAACTAATGGAATTTCTGGCGCCTGAAAGCAGGAATTTGGGCGTTTTCGTAGAATTTCGCCAACACATGATTCTGGGGGGTACGCGCCAGCAAACGCATGAGCCGTCTTGGAGTAATGGGAGGGACTTTCGACCCGATTCATTTTGGGCACTTGCTGGCTGCGGAGGAAGTTCGCGCAGGGTTCAACCTCGAAAAGGTCCTGTTCGTTCCGTCCGGTACACCCCCACACAAGAACGGCAAGCACGTGACCGGTGCGATCCACCGGTATACGATGACTGCGCTGGCGATCTCGGGGAACCCTCACTTCCATGTGTCCACCATCGAAGTAGACAGGCCGGGACCCAGCTACACTGTGGACACCATCACAACGCTAAAGTCGCAGCTCCCCGTTGACGCCGAAATCCTGTTTATCACAGGGGCCGATGTCATAGTAGACATACTCTCGTGGAAGGACACTCAACGCCTCCTGACCCTGTGTGAGTTCGTCGCGGTAATGCGTCCCGGCTATTCCATATCGGGCATTGACCGCGTCAAGGAACAGCTGGGTTCACTGGCCTCTCGGGTTCACATCTTTCCCGCCACCGGGCTCGACATATCGTCGAGCGACATAAGGGAGCGGGTGAAGACGGGTAGACCCATAAAATACCTCGTACCTGAGCCGGTCGAGGAGTATATCCACAAAATGGGTTTCTACACACATCCCGGGTAGGCGACCAATATAATGGGGTGGAGGCTGCCTCTGTCCGTGTTCCATGTTATCTCGATCCGCGTGTCGCATTTACCGTACTCTTACGGTCCTTAGGCGCCGAGTTCGAGACGGAGCTCGGGCGCCTGTTGTTTTGGACAGCGCGGTGAGGCTCCGCCCGCCAGAATGCCGGTTGGTCCGGTGGTGAAAGGAGGTGAACGTGGTTGGCCAAGACCCTTTACGTAGGCAACCTGCCCTGGGCAACGACCGAGGACGAGCTGTCGAGGGCGTTCCAGCCCTACGCAGACGTCAAGAGTTGCAGGATTATCATGGATCGCGAGACAGGCAGGTCGCGCGGGTTCGGGTTCGTCGAAGTCGCCGACGAGGATGCCCAGAAGGCCATCGATGCCATGAACGGCACGCAGTTCGGTGGCAGAGAGATAATCGTCAACGAAGCCCGGCCGCGGCAGAGTAAGTTCTAACCGGTTTACGGGTTGAGCCTTCGTGGCCACCGCCTCCTGAGCTTCTTGGTTCAAAGAGTCTGAGGAGGCCTTATTGTTTCCGTGCTCGGGAACTATGTTAACGCATGGGCGTCCTATGTGTAAGATCTGTGAGAGCGTTTCCCACAGGAGAGCGGGCGTTGGATGTTGAAAGGTGTCGCTGGGGCGATGCTTGTATGGAGTATGTCTCGCTGATCCAGAGCATGATGCCGGACCTGCGCCGGGCGCTGCCTTTAGACCTGTACGACCACTGTGTCAGGACCATGGAGACAGCAGTCGACATCGCGAGGAGCGCGGGGGCCGACGAGTCCGCCTGCGCGGTTGCTGGGTTGCTGCACGACTACTGCAGGCATTTCCCGGGAACGCGGTTGTTGAAACTGGCGGCGGAACTTGGAATAGTCTTCGGGGACGTCGAACGGCACAGGCCCCTCTTGCTGCACGGCCCTGTAGCTTCGGAGCTTGTGAGCAGGGATCTGGGAGTAACTGACCACAGGATTCTCGACGCGATCAGGTACCATACGACGGGGCGCGCCGGGATGTGTGCGGTAGAGCAGGTGGTCTACGTCGCCGACAAGGTTGAACCGGGGAAATTCCCCACCTTAAGACTGAGCCTCGAGGGGCCCGGGCGGGGTGCGGACGGCGAGGAGCCGCTCAAGCGTTTCCTGGTGGAACACGCGAACGACACCATATTGAGGCTCGTGAAGGCCGGAGCGGCGATACACCCGCTCGTTGTCGAGATGCGCAATTGGATAATTCAGGCGAGGGTTGAGATTTGAGAACAGAAGGGGTACTGCAACCGGCAACAACCAGGCAGAAGAAGAAGAAACTGAACGTGAAGCGGACGGCCGCGGTGGCCGCGCTCCTCCTCGTGTTCTTT is a genomic window of Bacillota bacterium containing:
- a CDS encoding HD domain-containing protein yields the protein MDVERCRWGDACMEYVSLIQSMMPDLRRALPLDLYDHCVRTMETAVDIARSAGADESACAVAGLLHDYCRHFPGTRLLKLAAELGIVFGDVERHRPLLLHGPVASELVSRDLGVTDHRILDAIRYHTTGRAGMCAVEQVVYVADKVEPGKFPTLRLSLEGPGRGADGEEPLKRFLVEHANDTILRLVKAGAAIHPLVVEMRNWIIQARVEI
- a CDS encoding RNA-binding protein; translation: MAKTLYVGNLPWATTEDELSRAFQPYADVKSCRIIMDRETGRSRGFGFVEVADEDAQKAIDAMNGTQFGGREIIVNEARPRQSKF
- the obgE gene encoding GTPase ObgE; translated protein: MFVDKAKINVKSGDGGNGCVAFRREKFIPRGGPSGGDGGRGGDVTFVVDPGMRTLMDFKHKVHFKAGRGEHGQGSNMAGRDAEDLYIRVPPGTIVKDETGASVLADLTSGGQTFVIARGGRGGRGNARFATSVRQAPRFAEPGKPGEERWVVLELKLLADVGIIGFPNAGKSTLLSRVTNARPKIADYEFTTISPNLGVVELENGQSFVLADIPGLIEGAHEGKGLGHEFLRHVERTRVLLHMVDAAGTAGRDPVSDFHVINREIALYTPRLAALPQVVALNKMDLPAAGENASRLRSEIARSGFHVFEVSAVTGQGIRDLMFKVVELLREAEQVSTSQPETNGISGA
- a CDS encoding nicotinate-nucleotide adenylyltransferase, producing MSRLGVMGGTFDPIHFGHLLAAEEVRAGFNLEKVLFVPSGTPPHKNGKHVTGAIHRYTMTALAISGNPHFHVSTIEVDRPGPSYTVDTITTLKSQLPVDAEILFITGADVIVDILSWKDTQRLLTLCEFVAVMRPGYSISGIDRVKEQLGSLASRVHIFPATGLDISSSDIRERVKTGRPIKYLVPEPVEEYIHKMGFYTHPG